CATCAACAATAACTATTTCGAGGATTTCGTGACGAACGTACGATTTGATGTTTCCGCGAGCAATACCTTTGTTAAGAGCTGCGTAAGCACCAAGAAGAAGTTGTTGTCCAGTTTGTCCTTTAGCGTAGAAGGTACGCGAAACCTGAGCACCACCGAAAGAACGGTTGTCAAGTAGTCCGCCGTAATCGCGAGCGAATGGCACACCTTGAGCAACGCATTGGTCGATGATTGCGCCGCTCACTTCAGCCAAACGGTAAACGTTGGCCTCACGAGCACGGTAGTCACCACCCTTAATGGTATCGTAGAACAAACGATAAACAGAGTCATTATCGTTTTGGTAGTTCTTAGCAGCGTTGATACCCCCTTGAGCAGCGATTGAGTGTGCGCGGCGTGGGCTATCAGAGATGCAGAAAGTTTTTACATTGTAGCCAAGGTCGGCTAGTGAGGCTGCTGCAGAAGCACCACCTAAACCAGTACCAACAACAATGATGTCGAGCTTTCTTTTGTTTGCGGGGCTAACCACCTTAATGGCTGCTTTATGATTTTTCCATTTCTCCGCTAATGGGCCAGCAGGAATTTTAGAATCAAACTGTTTCATATCGTAATCTTTTTTCTTTTCTATTTAGAACGATTGCTCGATAGCGATTAAGCATCAAGACCTAAAAGGAAGAACAGTGGAATAATGGCGAAACCCGCAGCAACGATGGTTGCATAAACATAGGCTACTGCCTTCCAACGCTTAATCCAGATTTGGTTGTTAAGACCAACGGTTTGGAATGCGCTCCAAAAACCGTGAGTTAGGTGGAACCAAAGAGCAATCACCCAAATAACGTAGATAACAGAGTAAATTGGGTTGCGGAATAGTTCTACAACAAGGCCGTAGGCATTCTCCATCATTACGCCATCAACGTCAACCTCAGCCAAAAGTGGCGATCCGGTAAACTTGATCTTTACAAAGAAGTTGGCAAGGTGAATAGCCAAAAAGCCAAGTACGATAACGCCAAGAATGAACATATTGCGCGAAGCAAAGGTTGCGTTACCTGATTGGTTGTTTACGGCATACTTTACTGGACGAGCCTGCATGTTGCGTAGGGTGATGGTAAAGGCCCATACAATGTGTAGCAGGAATCCAAGAGCCAAAACAGGTTCGAAAACCTTGATTATTGGATTTACAGCCATAAAGTGAGCGCCTAAGTTAAACAGCCTTCCTGTGTTGTCAAACATTAGAAGAGAGTTTACTCCGAGGTGCACCAACAGAAATACAATTAGGAACAAACCGGAAAGACTCATTACCAGTTTTTTCCCAATAGAAGAACTAAAAATGTTACTCATGTCGGAATTATTTGTTTTAAAAAATCTTGCAGCTTCTCACATTCTTAGCGAGTTACGTTGTCGACAACTCTCCAAATAAAGCTACGCAAAATTACCCTGTTGTTTATCAATTAACAAAGGAAATCGGTGCAAAAAACGACATCGCCTAGTAAAACACCCTAATTTAAATCGATTCTAGAATAGCACAAGATGTTATTCTGTATGCCTATCCCTGTTAATGGCGTATATTTGCCCAAATTTTTAGCGTATGGAAAAGTTTGTGATGTTTGGTGATACGCCTCTATTTTATGTCGATGAAGGAAGAGGAACTGCTATAGTGCTGCTGCATGGTTACCTTGAATCGTCGCTTGTTTGGGATGATTTTGCGGCAAACCTTAAGCGAACGAACCGGGTTGTTCGCCTCGATCTTCCAGGGCATGGGCTTTCGGGTGAGCATGGTGATATTCACACCATGGAATTTTTGTCTGATGCTGTTCGGCATGTTCTTTCGCTGACAAATGTGAGCAAGTGTACGCTCGTTGGCCACTCGATGGGGGGCTATGTTGCGCTCGCTTTCGCTAAAAAGTATCCAGAATTGCTTAATGGCTTTGTACTTTTTCACTCAACCCCCAACCCCGATTCGGAGGAGAAGAAGGCTCTACGCAGCAAGGAAATTGAGTTGATACAAGAGGATAAACTGGAACTTATTGCCCGCACTACGGCGCCTAATGGTTTTGCACAAGATAGCCGTAAGCGCTTTGCCGACTTTATTGAAGAATGTGTGGAAATGTATAGTATGAACGAGAAGAACGGTATTATCGCGAACCTTGAAGGTATGAAGGTGCGCGAGGATATGAACGAGTTTGTTGCTTCTACATCAATTCCTCACCTGTTTGTTTTTGGGATGAAGGACTACTACATCAGCCGTGAGGTTGCTGAAGGCTTAGTGGCGAAATTCCCTAAAGCCGAAACTCTACTTCTGGAAAATTCTGGGCACATGGGATTTGTTGAAGAACCTAAAAAGTCGCTAGAAGCCATTGTGGCATTTGCCGAAAAACATGCATAAAGTTGCATCGCTGAAGATTTGAGTGTGAAAATTCGGAAATTTTATAGTAATATATTTTAATTCTGAGAAATGTTTGTTAATTTCGCAGCACGGAATTAGTAAAACTAGTTCTTGAATTGTAATCATTTGAGGGTTTCGTTAATTGAGCATCGCTTTTTTGTTTAGCTGGGATTAACGGAATAAGGGAATTAGAAGATTTTGGCTGTAGAAAACAAAAGTTTTAGGAAGATGAGGAAAGTATTACTACTACTGGTAATCGCATCGTTTTTGGGAGCGTGTGGAGAGTACGAAGAAGAAAATTCGAACAATAATACGCTTAATGTTACTACCAATAAGGAATTCATAATTTCGGATGGCATTTTTCTAAAGGTTCGCGAAGTGGTTGATATGCGTAAGCCAATCAAGTCCAATCGTAAGTGGGAGGGAGAGGCTAAACTCAGGATACAACTTTACACCGGTAAGCGATCTGTAGATACGGCTATTAGTACAAATTTCCCCAACGAGATTGTTTTGGACGGTGTGCGTTTGAAACTTAATTCGGTCTACCCTTATCCTGAATATGACAAAGTTCGTAGTCAGTCCGACTACGTTATTCAGCTCTCTTTCGATAAAGAAAAGTAACATACTAAATAGAACAGAAAAGGAAGCCATTGGCTTCCTTTTCTTGTGTGTATGTGTCAAAACACTTAATAATGTAGGCTGCTTTAAATCTTTCCATTAAGGGGTGAGTAGTATGGTTCCTTAAGGATGTCGGTATTGTCGCCCCACTTGTCGATAATAGAATCAAGCACAGCTAAAAGTTCGTCTACGTTGTTAAGGGTAACCAGCTTCATGCGAGTTTCCTTAAAGTTGGGCAATCCCTTAAAGTAGCTGCTTAAGTGGCGGCGCATTTCCAGAATGCCAGTCCGATCGCCTTTTATTTCTACAGATTTCAATAAGTGGCGCTTGGCAATATCCACCCGTTCGGGTACTGCGGGAGGTGGCATTAACTCTCCGGTTTGCAGGTAGTGCTTTATCTCCTTAAATATCCAAGGACGACCGTAGGTGGCGCGTCCAATCATGATGGCATCTACGCCATAGCGGTCGAACATCTCCTTGGCTTTCTCGGGAGAGTTAACGTCGCCATTTCCGATGATAGGGATGTGGATTCGAGGGTTGTTCTTAATCTCGCCGATGAGCGTCCAGTCCGCTTCTCCAGTATACATTTGGGCGCGTGTTCGTCCATGGATGGTGAGCGCTTGAATGCCCACATCCTGAAGGCGCTCGGCTAACTCGACAATGTTTTTCATCGAATCGTCGTAGCCAAGACGGGTTTTAACCGTAACGGGTAGTTTTACAGAGTTCACAATCTGGCGGGTCATATCTACCATAAGGTCGGGAGTACGCATCATTCCAGAACCTGCTCCTCGTCCAGCTATTTTGCGAACAGGGCAGCCGAAGTTGATGTCGATGAGCTCGGGGCCTGCAGCCTCCGCTATCTTTGCCGCCTCCACCATGCTCTCGGTGATGTGTCCGTATATCTGAATTCCAATAGGACGCTCGTAGTCGTAAATGTTGAGCTTCTCCACCGAACCTCTGCCATCGCGTATTAGCCCATCCGAAGAGATAAACTCGGTGTACATCATGTCGGCACCGAACTCCTTGCAGATAAAGCGAAATGATGGATCGGTTACATCCTCCATAGGGGCTAAGAAAAGGGGCCTGTCGCCCAGCTCAATTGATCCAATTTTCATGTTTAGCAATTTGGGCTACAAAAATAGAAAGAATTATCAGAGTTTGAGTTGGGTGCATTTTTGTAGATTTGCACCTGTAAGCATTATTATATAACCCTGTATTTAATATCTGGATGAAGCCTCCTAAAAGTATTATAGTAAAGTTTTTCCTGAGCATCTCGGTTGTTGCTCTTGCCATACTTGCAACGCTGATGGTTAGCGAAGCGATTTTCCCGAATTCGGAAGCCTCGATTCGTGAGCTGCTAAAGCAAGGGGCAAGGTTAGCTCCTCAGTCGGAGCAAATTCTGCTTAGGATGAAGTTGGCGCAGGGGGTGCAAACTATTGGGGTTTTCCTTATTCCGGCAATTGCAATGCTGGGAATACTCTACCGCCGCAAGGGCATTACCTTAATGATAACCTCGAAGGTGTACTGGCGCGATTTCTTCGATGCTGCATTCCTGATCCTATTCTCGACCACAATAATGGTGCTTGCCTCAAGGTACAGCCAGCTATTGCCCTGGCCGCAAAGGTACATTGAGGAGAATGCTCAAAGCGAAAATCTCACCAACCTGCTGCTTTCGGGGAAATCCTACGTCGATCTTTCGCTGAACCTGCTAATCGTGTGTGTTATTCCTGCGTTTTGCGAGGAGTTCTTCTTCCGAGGATTCCTGCAGCGCATCTTTATGAAGTGGTTTCGTGATCCTCACCTCTGCATATTCCTTGCCGCGGTTATCTTTTCGGCATTCCACTTCGATGCTGTTATGTTTCTGCCTCGCTTCCTGCTTGGCGCTATGCTTGGCTACCTTTTCTACTGGACGGGCACTATCTGGATTTCGGCATTTGCCCACTTTATCAATAACGCCCAGTACGTGGTGACGGCCTTTATCCTTAACCGTATGGGGAAGTTCCCTATGGCGGAAGGTGGTGGAGGCGATTTCGATATTAGCACCTTCAACGTGATTCTTTCGGTTGTGCTGGTGGTTCTTCTGCTCTTTACAATTTATGTGAGGCATATGAATGTGAAGCCGCTGCCTAGATTGGATCAGTAGGAATCCCATAGGAGGTATGGAGTAGCCCATTTTGCCTAGTGGCATGGGTTTCGTCCTTGCTCCATCTGGTTTTTATTGTCGCTTTTGAGGTGAGGATGGCTTGTAGGTGTGGCTGTTGTTGCATTCGGGCAATGCGAATATTTGTCTGTTATGAATTATGCGACAAAGCCTTTCTTTGGCGGAGATTTGTAATAAATTTTGCTGCTAATAATAACATCTTGTAAGTATATAATTTCTATTTTTGGTGGAGCTAATAGCACAAACATCCTAAATATTAATAGCTATGTACGGTAAAATTCAACAACACCTTCAACAGGAGCTTGCTGCCATCGAAGAGGCAGGGTTGTACAAGAAGGAACGCATTATAACAAGCCATCAAAAGGCTGATATCACTGTAAATGGCGGAAAGGAAGTTCTAAACTTCTGCGCCAACAACTACCTAGGTCTTTCGGACAACCTGCGCGTTATTAAGGCCGCCAAGAAGGCCATGGAAAAGCGCGGATACGGGATGTCGTCGGTTCGCTTTATCTGCGGAACTCAGGATATCCACAAGGAGCTTGAGCATGCGATTGCCGACTACTTCGGGACTGAGGATACCATTCTTTATGCAGCCTGCTTCGATGCTAACGGGGGTGTTTTTGAGCCGCTGTTGGGCGAAGAGGATGCCATCATTTCGGACTCGCTAAACCACGCATCGATTATTGATGGCGTACGCCTATGTAAGGCGGTAAGGTATCGCTACGCCAATGCCGATATGGAAGACTTGGAGAATCAGCTTAAGCTGGCTCAGGCGCAGCGCTTCCGTATTATCGTTACCGACGGCGTGTTCTCGATGGATGGTAATGTTGCCCCAATGGATAAGATTTGCGCGCTCGCCGAAAAGTACGATGCTTTGGTTATGGTTGACGAGTGCCACTCTGCCGGCGTTGTTGGTAAAACCGGGCGTGGGGTTACCGAACAGTTTAACGTTCGCGGCAAGGTGGATATCCTTACCGGTACGCTAGGTAAGGCATTTGGTGGTGCTATTGGTGGATTTACCACCGGAAGAAAGGAGATCATCGACTTACTCCGCCAGCGTTCTCGCCCATACCTCTTCTCGAACTCTATCCCACCAGCAGTGGTTGGCGCTAGCCTCGAGGTATTCCAAATGCTAGGGGAGTCGGATGAGCTGCACGATAAGCTGGTTCGTAATGTGGAGCACTTCCGCACCAAGATGATTGCTGCCGGATTCGACATTAAGCCAACGCAGTCGGCCATCTGCGCCGTGATGCTTTACGATGCTAAGCTGTCGCAGGATTTTGCGGCTAAGCTTCTCGAAGAGGGCATCTACGTTACCGGATTCTACTATCCTGTAGTGCCAAAGGGGCAGGCTCGCATCCGCGTTCAGGTTTCGGCAGGCCACGAAATCGAGCATCTCGACAAGTGTATCGCTGCGTTTACCAAGGTCGGCAAGGAGATGGGCGTTTTGAAGTAAGCTCATCGAATACGATACGAGGAGGGTCGCCCATGCGGGTGGCCCGTTCTGCTTTTAGGGGGAGCGCTTTTACGAGGACGGCTGCAATTCCCAAGGCAACGCGCTTCGTAATCGATGTTGGTTTAGCTCTAGTAAGTAATTATGAAGCTAAAAGTGACAGACGGGAAGCTAAAAGCTACAGGCAGGAGGCAAGAAGTGACAGACGGGAAGCTAAAAGCTACAGACGGGAGGCGAGAAGTGACAGACCGGAAGCCAAAAGCTACAGGCAGGATACAAGAAGTGACAGATGGGGTGCTAAAAGCTACAGACACGAAGT
This window of the uncultured Acetobacteroides sp. genome carries:
- a CDS encoding succinate dehydrogenase cytochrome b subunit translates to MSNIFSSSIGKKLVMSLSGLFLIVFLLVHLGVNSLLMFDNTGRLFNLGAHFMAVNPIIKVFEPVLALGFLLHIVWAFTITLRNMQARPVKYAVNNQSGNATFASRNMFILGVIVLGFLAIHLANFFVKIKFTGSPLLAEVDVDGVMMENAYGLVVELFRNPIYSVIYVIWVIALWFHLTHGFWSAFQTVGLNNQIWIKRWKAVAYVYATIVAAGFAIIPLFFLLGLDA
- a CDS encoding alpha/beta hydrolase gives rise to the protein MEKFVMFGDTPLFYVDEGRGTAIVLLHGYLESSLVWDDFAANLKRTNRVVRLDLPGHGLSGEHGDIHTMEFLSDAVRHVLSLTNVSKCTLVGHSMGGYVALAFAKKYPELLNGFVLFHSTPNPDSEEKKALRSKEIELIQEDKLELIARTTAPNGFAQDSRKRFADFIEECVEMYSMNEKNGIIANLEGMKVREDMNEFVASTSIPHLFVFGMKDYYISREVAEGLVAKFPKAETLLLENSGHMGFVEEPKKSLEAIVAFAEKHA
- the dusB gene encoding tRNA dihydrouridine synthase DusB, whose amino-acid sequence is MKIGSIELGDRPLFLAPMEDVTDPSFRFICKEFGADMMYTEFISSDGLIRDGRGSVEKLNIYDYERPIGIQIYGHITESMVEAAKIAEAAGPELIDINFGCPVRKIAGRGAGSGMMRTPDLMVDMTRQIVNSVKLPVTVKTRLGYDDSMKNIVELAERLQDVGIQALTIHGRTRAQMYTGEADWTLIGEIKNNPRIHIPIIGNGDVNSPEKAKEMFDRYGVDAIMIGRATYGRPWIFKEIKHYLQTGELMPPPAVPERVDIAKRHLLKSVEIKGDRTGILEMRRHLSSYFKGLPNFKETRMKLVTLNNVDELLAVLDSIIDKWGDNTDILKEPYYSPLNGKI
- a CDS encoding CPBP family intramembrane glutamic endopeptidase gives rise to the protein MKPPKSIIVKFFLSISVVALAILATLMVSEAIFPNSEASIRELLKQGARLAPQSEQILLRMKLAQGVQTIGVFLIPAIAMLGILYRRKGITLMITSKVYWRDFFDAAFLILFSTTIMVLASRYSQLLPWPQRYIEENAQSENLTNLLLSGKSYVDLSLNLLIVCVIPAFCEEFFFRGFLQRIFMKWFRDPHLCIFLAAVIFSAFHFDAVMFLPRFLLGAMLGYLFYWTGTIWISAFAHFINNAQYVVTAFILNRMGKFPMAEGGGGDFDISTFNVILSVVLVVLLLFTIYVRHMNVKPLPRLDQ
- the kbl gene encoding glycine C-acetyltransferase codes for the protein MYGKIQQHLQQELAAIEEAGLYKKERIITSHQKADITVNGGKEVLNFCANNYLGLSDNLRVIKAAKKAMEKRGYGMSSVRFICGTQDIHKELEHAIADYFGTEDTILYAACFDANGGVFEPLLGEEDAIISDSLNHASIIDGVRLCKAVRYRYANADMEDLENQLKLAQAQRFRIIVTDGVFSMDGNVAPMDKICALAEKYDALVMVDECHSAGVVGKTGRGVTEQFNVRGKVDILTGTLGKAFGGAIGGFTTGRKEIIDLLRQRSRPYLFSNSIPPAVVGASLEVFQMLGESDELHDKLVRNVEHFRTKMIAAGFDIKPTQSAICAVMLYDAKLSQDFAAKLLEEGIYVTGFYYPVVPKGQARIRVQVSAGHEIEHLDKCIAAFTKVGKEMGVLK